One region of Brassica napus cultivar Da-Ae chromosome A10, Da-Ae, whole genome shotgun sequence genomic DNA includes:
- the LOC106371809 gene encoding calcium-dependent protein kinase 8-like isoform X1 produces the protein MGNCCATPGSDTKSKDAKPKTRNNPFYSEAYTTTNRSGAGFKLSVLKDPTGHDITLMYDLGREVGRGEFGITYLCTDINTGEKYACKSISKKKLRTAVDIEDVRREVEIMKHMPKHPNIVSLKDAFEDDDAVHIVMELCEGGELFDRIVARGHYTERAAAAVMKTILEVVQVCHKNGVMHRDLKPENFLFANKKETSPLKAIDFGLSVFFRPGEGFNEIVGSPYYMAPEVLRRNYGPEVDIWSAGVILYILLCGVPPFWAETEQGVAQAIIRSVIDFKRDPWPRVSDTAKDLVRKMLEPDPKKRLSAAEVLEHPWIQNAKKAPNVSLGETVKARLKQFSVMNKLKKRALRVIAEHLSVEEVAGIKEAFEMMDSNKTGKINLEQLKHGLHKLGQQQMADADLQILMEAADVDGDGTLNYGEFVAVSVHLKKMANDEHLHKAFSFFDQNQSNYIEIEELRQALNDEEDTSSEEVIAAIMQDVDTDKDGRISYEEFVAMMKAGTDWRKASRQYSRERFNSLSLKLMRDGSLQLEGET, from the exons ATGGGAAACTGTTGTGCAACCCCTGGTTCCGACACCAAGTCCAAAGACGCCAAACCAAAGACCAGAAACAACCCTTTTTACAGCGAAGCCTACACTACAACAAACAGATCCGGAGCTGGCTTCAAGCTCTCCGTTTTAAAAGATCCAACAGGACATGACATAACCCTCATGTACGATCTTGGCCGTGAGGTTGGTCGTGGAGAGTTCGGTATCACCTACCTCTGCACTGATATCAACACTGGTGAGAAGTATGCTTGCAAGTCTATATCCAAGAAGAAGCTTAGAACGGCTGTGGATATAGAGGATGTTAGGAGAGAAGTTGAGATAATGAAGCATATGCCTAAGCATCCTAATATAGTCTCGCTCAAGGATGCGTTCGAGGATGATGATGCGGTGCATATAGTGATGGAGTTGTGTGAAGGAGGTGAGCTGTTTGATCGGATTGTTGCGAGAGGTCATTATACTGAACgggctgctgctgctgttatGAAGACTATTCTCGAAGTTGTTCAG GTATGTCATAAGAATGGAGTGATGCATAGGGATCTTAAGCCGGAGAACTTTCTATTTGCTAATAAAAAAGAGACGTCGCCACTTAAAGCTATTGATTTTGGATTGTCAGTCTTCTTTAGACCTG GTGAGGGGTTTAATGAAATTGTTGGAAGTCCTTATTACATGGCACCAGAAGTGCTTAGGAGAAACTATGGACCTGAGGTTGATATCTGGAGTGCTGGAGTCATCCTTTATATTCTCCTCTGTGGTGTCCCTCCCTTTTGGGCAG AGACTGAGCAAGGGGTGGCTCAGGCGATCATTAGGTCAGTCATTGACTTCAAGAGGGATCCATGGCCAAGAGTCTCTGACACTGCCAAAGACCTTGTGAGAAAGATGCTCGAACCTGACCCCAAAAAACGCCTTTCTGCTGCAGAAGTACTCG AACATCCTTGGATACAAAATGCAAAGAAGGCTCCAAATGTTTCCCTCGGCGAGACTGTGAAAGCAAGGCTCAAACAGTTTTCTGTTATGAACAAGCTCAAGAAACGAGCTCTACGG GTGATAGCCGAACATTTATCAGTAGAGGAAGTAGCTGGCATAAAGGAAGCGTTTGAGATGATGGACAGTAACAAAACGGGGAAGATAAACCTCGAGCAGCTTAAACATGGACTTCATAAACTCGGACAGCAGCAGATGGCTGATGCTGATCTACAGATTTTGATGGAAGCT gCTGATGTAGATGGGGACGGGACTTTGAATTATGGAGAGTTTGTGGCTGTCTCTGTGCATCTTAAGAAGATGGCGAACGACGAACATTTGCACAAGGCTTTTAGCTTTTTCGACCAGAACCAGAGCAATTACATAGAGATTGAGGAGCTGCGGCAGGCTTTAAATGATGAGGAGGATACGAGTAGTGAAGAAGTTATTGCAGCCATCATGCAAGATGTTGACACTGACAAG GATGGGAGAATAAGCTACGAAGAGTTTGTAGCAATGATGAAAGCTGGAACTGACTGGAGGAAAGCATCAAGACAGTATTCGCGGGAAAGATTCAACAGTTTGAGCCTGAAGTTAATGAGAGACGGTTCATTGCAATTAGAAGGCGAGACCTGA
- the LOC106371809 gene encoding Calcium-dependent protein kinase 8-like (The RefSeq protein has 3 substitutions compared to this genomic sequence), translating to MGNCCASPGSDTKTKDAKPKTRNNPFYSEAYTTTNRSGAGFKLSVLKDPTGHDITLMYDLGREVGRGEFGITYLCTDINTGEKYACKSISKKKLRTAVDIEDVRREVEIMKHMPKHPNIVSLKDAFEDDDAVHIVMELCEGGELFDRIVARGHYTERAAAAVMKTILEVVQVCHKNGVMHRDLKPENFLFANKKETSPLKAIDFGLSVFFRPGEGFNEIVGSPYYMAPEVLRRNYGPEVDIWSAGVILYILLCGVPPFWAETEQGVAQAIIRSVIDFKRDPWPRVSDTAKDLVRKMLEPDPKKRLSAAEVLEHSWIQNAKKAPNVSLGETVKARLKQFSVMNKLKKRALRVIAEHLSVEEVAGIKEAFEMMDSNKTGKINLEQLKHGLHKLGQQQMADADLQILMEAADVDGDGTLNYGEFVAVSVHLKKMANDEHLHKAFSFFDQNQSNYIEIEELRQALNDEEDTSSEEVIAAIMQDVDTDKDGRISYEEFVAMMKAGTDWRKASRQYSRERFNSLSLKLMRDGSLQLEGET from the exons ATGGGAAACTGTTGTGCAACCCCTGGTTCCGACACCAAGTCCAAAGACGCCAAACCAAAGACCAGAAACAACCCTTTTTACAGCGAAGCCTACACTACAACAAACAGATCCGGAGCTGGCTTCAAGCTCTCCGTTTTAAAAGATCCAACAGGACATGACATAACCCTCATGTACGATCTTGGCCGTGAGGTTGGTCGTGGAGAGTTCGGTATCACCTACCTCTGCACTGATATCAACACTGGTGAGAAGTATGCTTGCAAGTCTATATCCAAGAAGAAGCTTAGAACGGCTGTGGATATAGAGGATGTTAGGAGAGAAGTTGAGATAATGAAGCATATGCCTAAGCATCCTAATATAGTCTCGCTCAAGGATGCGTTCGAGGATGATGATGCGGTGCATATAGTGATGGAGTTGTGTGAAGGAGGTGAGCTGTTTGATCGGATTGTTGCGAGAGGTCATTATACTGAACgggctgctgctgctgttatGAAGACTATTCTCGAAGTTGTTCAG GTATGTCATAAGAATGGAGTGATGCATAGGGATCTTAAGCCGGAGAACTTTCTATTTGCTAATAAAAAAGAGACGTCGCCACTTAAAGCTATTGATTTTGGATTGTCAGTCTTCTTTAGACCTG GTGAGGGGTTTAATGAAATTGTTGGAAGTCCTTATTACATGGCACCAGAAGTGCTTAGGAGAAACTATGGACCTGAGGTTGATATCTGGAGTGCTGGAGTCATCCTTTATATTCTCCTCTGTGGTGTCCCTCCCTTTTGGGCAG AGACTGAGCAAGGGGTGGCTCAGGCGATCATTAGGTCAGTCATTGACTTCAAGAGGGATCCATGGCCAAGAGTCTCTGACACTGCCAAAGACCTTGTGAGAAAGATGCTCGAACCTGACCCCAAAAAACGCCTTTCTGCTGCAGAAGTACTCG AACATCCTTGGATACAAAATGCAAAGAAGGCTCCAAATGTTTCCCTCGGCGAGACTGTGAAAGCAAGGCTCAAACAGTTTTCTGTTATGAACAAGCTCAAGAAACGAGCTCTACGG GTGATAGCCGAACATTTATCAGTAGAGGAAGTAGCTGGCATAAAGGAAGCGTTTGAGATGATGGACAGTAACAAAACGGGGAAGATAAACCTCGAGCAGCTTAAACATGGACTTCATAAACTCGGACAGCAGCAGATGGCTGATGCTGATCTACAGATTTTGATGGAAGCT gCTGATGTAGATGGGGACGGGACTTTGAATTATGGAGAGTTTGTGGCTGTCTCTGTGCATCTTAAGAAGATGGCGAACGACGAACATTTGCACAAGGCTTTTAGCTTTTTCGACCAGAACCAGAGCAATTACATAGAGATTGAGGAGCTGCGGCAGGCTTTAAATGATGAGGAGGATACGAGTAGTGAAGAAGTTATTGCAGCCATCATGCAAGATGTTGACACTGACAAG GATGGGAGAATAAGCTACGAAGAGTTTGTAGCAATGATGAAAGCTGGAACTGACTGGAGGAAAGCATCAAGACAGTATTCGCGGGAAAGATTCAACAGTTTGAGCCTGAAGTTAATGAGAGACGGTTCATTGCAATTAGAAGGCGAGACCTGA
- the LOC106371810 gene encoding phenylacetaldehyde reductase translates to MANSGEGKVVCVTGASGYIASWLVKFLLSRGYTVKASVRDPSDPKKTQHLLSLDGAKERLHLFKADLLEEGSFDSAIDGCEGVFHTASPFYHDVKDPQAELIDPAVKGTLNVLNSCTKASSVKRVVVTSSMAAVAYNGKPRTPEVTVDETWFSDPEVCKTSKMWYVLSKTLAEDAAWKFAKEKGLDIVTINPAMVIGPLLQPTLNTSAAAILNFINGAKTFSNSTFGWVNVKDVANAHIQAYEVPSANGRYCMVERVLHHSEIVNILRQLYPNLQLPESCADENPFVPTYQVSKEKIKSLGIDYIPLEVSIKETVESLKEKGFINVQASI, encoded by the exons ATGGCAAACAGTGGTGAAGGTAAAGTGGTGTGTGTAACAGGAGCATCAGGTTACATCGCTTCTTGGCTTGTCAAGTTCCTCCTTAGCCGTGGCTACACCGTTAAGGCATCTGTTCGTGACCCCA GTGATCCGAAAAAAACACAACACTTGCTTTCGTTGGATGGTGCAAAGGAAAGACTTCACTTGTTCAAAGCAGACCTTTTGGAAGAAGGATCTTTCGACTCAGCGATTGATGGATGTGAAGGAGTTTTCCACACTGCCTCTCCTTTTTATCATGATGTCAAAGACCCACAG GCTGAACTTATTGATCCTGCTGTCAAGGGAACACTTAACGTTTTGAACTCGTGCACCAAAGCATCTTCTGTCAAAAGGGTTGTTGTTACCTCCTCCATGGCAGCCGTTGCTTACAATGGTAAACCACGCACACCTGAAGTAACCGTCGACGAGACTTGGTTCTCTGATCCAGAGGTTTGCAAGACTTCTAAG ATGTGGTATGTTCTCTCCAAGACCTTGGCGGAAGATGCTGCTTGGAAGTTCGCTAAAGAGAAAGGCTTGGACATTGTTACGATCAACCCAGCAATGGTGATTGGCCCTCTCCTACAGCCAACTCTCAACACAAGTGCTGCTGCTATACTAAACTTTATTAATG GTGCAAAGACATTCTCTAACTCAACTTTTGGATGGGTTAACGTAAAGGACGTAGCCAATGCGCACATTCAAGCATATGAGGTCCCTTCAGCTAATGGACGTTATTGTATGGTCGAGAGAGTCCTTCACCACTCTGAGATTGTGAACATTCTGCGTCAGCTTTACCCAAATCTCCAGCTCCCTGAAAG TTGTGCGGATGAGAATCCGTTTGTTCCGACGTATCAAGTGTCCAAGGAGAAAATAAAGAGCCTTGGGATAGACTACATACCCTTGGAAGTTAGCATCAAGGAGACCGTCGAGTCCTTGAAGGAGAAAGGTTTCATAAACGTCCAAGCAAGCATTTGA